A genome region from Corvus hawaiiensis isolate bCorHaw1 chromosome 4, bCorHaw1.pri.cur, whole genome shotgun sequence includes the following:
- the ZC3HC1 gene encoding nuclear-interacting partner of ALK isoform X2 yields MAAPSAEGAAVVAGEGNRARPPPVTPRQIRDLIDGGIATEGPGPGGKDTSDCSEPANGPSQMEALSLESASREAYFSRVETFTPLKWAGKPHALSPLVCARFGWVNVECDMLRCSSCQAYLCMSLQLAFDLSNYKERCEELRKALCTAHEKFCFWPDSPCPDRFARLLVDEPRVLLQDFLDRFQSLCQLELQLPSLRPEDLKNMSLTEERITRLLQLIGEELEHKGTEGEKPPGKFSTEILQVHVPACILALCGWTCSAASGSVNLSVITCSRCMRKVGLWGFHQLESAAPEPDSCGSSSTTPAAPERFPPVPTSPRRMLTRSQDPGSEQHEKSPSPAVSRPRVWDSPNSIDRGELDGTSPTLRSRPVTRSMGQGDNVEVPSSPVRRAKRARLCSSSSSDASLRSFFHPSSQHRDWCPWVNTGEGEESLEDAASQMEKEPGKAEPGWEVVLKKLLGIRKCDTVPEAEPVSLSEKSCKVFRIFRQWESMNSS; encoded by the exons ATGGCGGCGCCCAGCGCCGAGGGAGCGGCAGTGGTGGCGGGGGAGGGGAATCGAGCGCGGCCGCCCCCCGTCACCCCCCGGCAGATCCGCGACCTCATCGACGGCGGCATCGCCACCGAGGGACCCGGGCCCGGCGG GAAAGACACATCCGACTGCTCGGAGCCGGCTAATGGACCTTCCCAAATGGAGGCTCTTTCCTTGGAGTCAGCCAGCAGGGAAGCCTATTTCAGCAGAGTGGAAACATTCACC CCGCTGAAGTGGGCGGGCAAACCCCACGCGCTGTCCCCGCTGGTGTGCGCCAGGTTTGGCTGGGTCAACGTGGAGTGTGACATGCTGAGGTGCTCCAGCTGCCAGGCCTACCTGTGCATGAGCCTGCAGCTCGCCTTCGACCTCAGCAACT ACAAGGAGCGCTGTGAGGAGCTCAGGAAGGCCCTGTGCACTGCCCACGAGAAGTTCTGCTTCTGGCCAGACAGCCCCTGCCCAG ATCGCTTTGCCAGGCTGCTGGTGGATGAGCCCAGAGTCCTTCTCCAGGACTTCCTGGATCGCTTCCAGAGCTTGtgtcagctggagctgcagctgccctccCTCAGACCAGAAGACCTGAAAAACATG TCCCTGACAGAGGAAAGGATCACTCGGCTCCTCCAGCTCATcggggaggagctggagcacaaAGGAACAGAGGGAGAGAAGCCTCCCGGGAAGTTTTCCACGGAAATCCTGCAGGTGCACGTTCCCGCCTGTATCCTGGCGCTGTGTGGCTGGACCTGCAg TGCTGCCTCCGGCTCCGTGAACCTCTCTGTGATCACCTGCTCGCGCTGCATGAGGAaggtggggctgtggggcttcCACCAGCTGGAatctgcagctccagagccagattcctgcggctccagcagcaccacccCGGCTGCTCCCGAGCGCTTCCCGCCCGTTCCCACATCCCCACGCAGGATGCTCACACGGAGCCAGGATCCGGGATCTGAGCAG CACGAGAAGAGCCCATCCCCAGCTGTGTCCCGCCCACGGGTTTGGGATTCTCCCAACTCCATCGACCGGGGCGAGTTGGATGGGACCAGCCCCACTCTGAGGAGCCGCCCTGTGACCCGGAGCATGGGACAGGGGGACAACGTGGAAGTGCCATCCAGCCCTGTGCGCAGGGCCAAGCGGGCACggctctgctcttccagcagctcG GACGCTTCCCTGAGGAGCTTCTTTCACCCCAGCTCTCAGCACCGCGATTGGTGTCCCTGGGTCAACACCGGGGAGGGAGAGGAATCCCTGGAAGATGCTGCATCCCAGATGGAGAAGGAGCCTGGGAaggctgagccaggctgggaagtGGTGCTGAAGAAGCTCCTTGGCATCCGAAAATGTGACACAGTGCCTGAGGCAGAGCCAGTG AGTCTCTCGGAGAAGTCCTGCAAGGTGTTCCGCATTTTCCGGCAGTGGGAGAGCATGAATTCCTCCTGA
- the ZC3HC1 gene encoding nuclear-interacting partner of ALK isoform X1, which translates to MAAPSAEGAAVVAGEGNRARPPPVTPRQIRDLIDGGIATEGPGPGGKDTSDCSEPANGPSQMEALSLESASREAYFSRVETFTPLKWAGKPHALSPLVCARFGWVNVECDMLRCSSCQAYLCMSLQLAFDLSNYKERCEELRKALCTAHEKFCFWPDSPCPDRFARLLVDEPRVLLQDFLDRFQSLCQLELQLPSLRPEDLKNMSLTEERITRLLQLIGEELEHKGTEGEKPPGKFSTEILQVHVPACILALCGWTCSAASGSVNLSVITCSRCMRKVGLWGFHQLESAAPEPDSCGSSSTTPAAPERFPPVPTSPRRMLTRSQDPGSEQQHEKSPSPAVSRPRVWDSPNSIDRGELDGTSPTLRSRPVTRSMGQGDNVEVPSSPVRRAKRARLCSSSSSDASLRSFFHPSSQHRDWCPWVNTGEGEESLEDAASQMEKEPGKAEPGWEVVLKKLLGIRKCDTVPEAEPVSLSEKSCKVFRIFRQWESMNSS; encoded by the exons ATGGCGGCGCCCAGCGCCGAGGGAGCGGCAGTGGTGGCGGGGGAGGGGAATCGAGCGCGGCCGCCCCCCGTCACCCCCCGGCAGATCCGCGACCTCATCGACGGCGGCATCGCCACCGAGGGACCCGGGCCCGGCGG GAAAGACACATCCGACTGCTCGGAGCCGGCTAATGGACCTTCCCAAATGGAGGCTCTTTCCTTGGAGTCAGCCAGCAGGGAAGCCTATTTCAGCAGAGTGGAAACATTCACC CCGCTGAAGTGGGCGGGCAAACCCCACGCGCTGTCCCCGCTGGTGTGCGCCAGGTTTGGCTGGGTCAACGTGGAGTGTGACATGCTGAGGTGCTCCAGCTGCCAGGCCTACCTGTGCATGAGCCTGCAGCTCGCCTTCGACCTCAGCAACT ACAAGGAGCGCTGTGAGGAGCTCAGGAAGGCCCTGTGCACTGCCCACGAGAAGTTCTGCTTCTGGCCAGACAGCCCCTGCCCAG ATCGCTTTGCCAGGCTGCTGGTGGATGAGCCCAGAGTCCTTCTCCAGGACTTCCTGGATCGCTTCCAGAGCTTGtgtcagctggagctgcagctgccctccCTCAGACCAGAAGACCTGAAAAACATG TCCCTGACAGAGGAAAGGATCACTCGGCTCCTCCAGCTCATcggggaggagctggagcacaaAGGAACAGAGGGAGAGAAGCCTCCCGGGAAGTTTTCCACGGAAATCCTGCAGGTGCACGTTCCCGCCTGTATCCTGGCGCTGTGTGGCTGGACCTGCAg TGCTGCCTCCGGCTCCGTGAACCTCTCTGTGATCACCTGCTCGCGCTGCATGAGGAaggtggggctgtggggcttcCACCAGCTGGAatctgcagctccagagccagattcctgcggctccagcagcaccacccCGGCTGCTCCCGAGCGCTTCCCGCCCGTTCCCACATCCCCACGCAGGATGCTCACACGGAGCCAGGATCCGGGATCTGAGCAG CAGCACGAGAAGAGCCCATCCCCAGCTGTGTCCCGCCCACGGGTTTGGGATTCTCCCAACTCCATCGACCGGGGCGAGTTGGATGGGACCAGCCCCACTCTGAGGAGCCGCCCTGTGACCCGGAGCATGGGACAGGGGGACAACGTGGAAGTGCCATCCAGCCCTGTGCGCAGGGCCAAGCGGGCACggctctgctcttccagcagctcG GACGCTTCCCTGAGGAGCTTCTTTCACCCCAGCTCTCAGCACCGCGATTGGTGTCCCTGGGTCAACACCGGGGAGGGAGAGGAATCCCTGGAAGATGCTGCATCCCAGATGGAGAAGGAGCCTGGGAaggctgagccaggctgggaagtGGTGCTGAAGAAGCTCCTTGGCATCCGAAAATGTGACACAGTGCCTGAGGCAGAGCCAGTG AGTCTCTCGGAGAAGTCCTGCAAGGTGTTCCGCATTTTCCGGCAGTGGGAGAGCATGAATTCCTCCTGA